Proteins found in one Primulina eburnea isolate SZY01 chromosome 16, ASM2296580v1, whole genome shotgun sequence genomic segment:
- the LOC140816052 gene encoding uncharacterized protein produces the protein MLELKQKMKVLEGQLENRGTSRASVKGRPFAEAIIREPLPGNFKSAKVRAYDGNEDPEEHLARFENMAMLHCYTDRIKCKVFLTTLVDSAQRWFDGLAPLSIKSFEDFRKAFLHHFSSSKKYKKTAFSLFEVRQGPEESLRMYIKRFNKVALDVPTCAAETKTTAFTQGLKESEFFKSLTKKVPEDFEDLLSRAEKYINMEEAQKQKREAIRKERGDRAPKPEERGPRRGNPEHFSPHVPLKIIREREVQECSRDRVPSHQLSQPGKSGFCTRHGVCQHSTENCKALKRSYVPPTNQGHDQYTKRSRGPPWTPRPPVSHARVDSRNNPGNHMGRRREPEPEKRSPSSPVAGLIKMISGGSTDGDSNRAKKSRSRRECLEVEGSRRNEAVISFGPEDLKGINMPHNDALVIQARVANYDILRVFVDSGSSVNVIFKDALVQMDLQGFKLEAVETALFGFAGHAVYPEGEIVLPLTLGSRDIKKMVMTTFTVVDSPSSYNIILGRPTMNELRAVASTYHQKIKFPVGSQVGEVRGDQPSSRKCYVEGIRADQGKSKKEGKKPRVEEVWKGGVEKGEVHFVAEEEQEAVEIGPGQQIRVARDLDISTRVSLLKCLKTNIHVFAWSQELTGISPLISEHQLNILPGAHPDQTEEETLWSRERQSD, from the coding sequence ATGCTGGAGTTaaaacagaaaatgaaagtCTTGGAAGGACAGCTGGAAAATCGTGGAACTTCTCGAGCGTCTGTCAAAGGACGCCCGTTTGCTGAGGCTATCATCCGGGAACCTCTTCCTGGAAACTTTAAATCTGCTAAAGTAAGGGCGTATGATGGAAACGAGGACCCGGAAGAACACTTGGCCAGGTTCGAGAATATGGCTATGCTGCACTGTTACACTGATAGGATCAAGTGTAAAGTGTTTTTAACCACGCTGGTGGACTCAGCTCAGAGATGGTTTGATGGATTGGCTCCATTGAGTATTAAATCATTTGAGGATTTTCGGAAAGCCTTCTTACACCATTTCAGCAGCAGTAAGAAGTATAAGAAAACTGCTTTCAGTTTGTTCGAAGTGAGACAGGGACCGGAGGAAAGTTTGAGGATGTATATCAAGAGGTTTAACAAAGTGGCTTTGGATGTGCCAACTTGTGCTGCAGAGACAAAAACTACTGCCTTCACTCAAGGCCTAAAAGAGAGTGAGTTTTTCAAGTCATTAACGAAAAAAGTGCCTGAAGATTTTGAGGATTTGCTGTCTCGGGCAGAGAAGTATATCAATATGGAAGAAGCCCAGAAACAAAAGAGGGAAGCCATCAGGAAGGAAAGAGGGGACCGGGCACCTAAGCCCGAGGAGAGGGGACCACGGCGGGGTAATCCAGAGCACTTTTCCCCGCATGTGCCTTTGAAAATTATCCGTGAAAGAGAAGTGCAGGAATGCAGTAGGGATCGGGTTCCCAGTCATCAGCTGTCCCAACCCGGGAAAAGTGGATTTTGCACCAGGCATGGTGTGTGTCAGCATAGCACCGAGAATTGTAAAGCTTTGAAAAGAAGTTATGTCCCACCCACCAATCAGGGGCACGACCAGTACACCAAAAGGTCGAGAGGTCCACCTTGGACCCCCCGGCCACCAGTATCTCATGCTCGAGTAGACTCAAGAAACAACCCGGGAAACCATATGGGTAGGAGGAGGGAGCCAGAACCTGAGAAGAGGAGCCCTTCGTCCCCTGTTGCTGGATTGATTAAGATGATATCGGGAGGATCCACCGATGGAGATTCAAATCGGGCCAAGAAATCAAGAAGTAGGCGGGAGTGTCTGGAGGTGGAAGGATCTAGGAGGAACGAGGCCGTGATCAGCTTTGGCCCGGAGGACCTGAAGGGAATAAACATGCCCCACAATGACGCTTTGGTTATCCAAGCCCGGGTGGCCAATTACGACATTCTGAGAGTCTTCGTGGATTCCGGCAGTTCAGTCAATGTGATTTTCAAAGATGCCTTAGTGCAGATGGATTTGCAAGGGTTTAAGTTGGAAGCTGTGGAGACTGCCCTTTTTGGTTTTGCTGGACATGCAGTTTATCCGGAGGGAGAAATTGTTCTGCCACTCACTCTAGGCTCCCGGGACATCAAGAAAATGGTCATGACCACCTTCACAGTGGTGGACTCCCCATCATCTTACAATATCATTCTGGGGAGGCCGACCATGAATGAGTTGAGGGCAGTAGCATCTACTTATcatcaaaagatcaaatttccAGTGGGAAGCCAGGTGGGAGAAGTTCGTGGAGATCAACCCTCTTCCCGAAAATGTTATGTGGAAGGTATCCGGGCAGATCAGGGCAAGTCGAAAAAGGAGGGGAAGAAACCCAGGGTGGAGGAAGTTTGGAAGGGTGGAGTGGAGAAAGGAGAAGTTCACTTTGTGGCAGAGGAAGAGCAGGAAGCTGTGGAGATAGGACCAGGCCAACAGATCCGGGTGGCCCGAGACCTCGATATATCCACCCGGGTCAGTTTACTTAAATGTTTAAAGACTAATATTCATGTGTTTGCCTGGTCCCAGGAACTAACAGGGATTTCACCCCTGATATCTGAGCATCAATTAAACATTCTCCCGGGAGCTCACCCTGATCAAACAGAAGAAGAGACACTTTGGTCCCGAGAAAGACAAAGTGATTGA